A genomic segment from Ptychodera flava strain L36383 chromosome 8, AS_Pfla_20210202, whole genome shotgun sequence encodes:
- the LOC139139378 gene encoding bifunctional polynucleotide phosphatase/kinase-like: MPKRKSARIVAASETKKKKEMSSLNFDATWSWYAPGSKQNSPVFGDESKADFAPVIQLDGPGISGSEKIAGFDIDSTLITTRSGRKFATGVKDWQWWSDEVPAKLKEAYNDGFKIVFVTNQAGIEKNHVTPKEICTKCEDIINELGFPVQVFMSTGQNQFRKPSAAVFDHMEKDCNHGMTVNRKHSYYVGDAAGRAKEWAPGKKRDFSCGDRMFAANCQLQFYTPEEYFLNEAAAPFEWQSINPRNVLKTANDKCINVTSYHSDKQEMVIMVGSPAAGKSSFCKNFLQPKGYTVINRDTLGTQSKCKHGTIEALKAGQSVVIDNTNPAKYTRYEYIRIAEKYGVPIRCFWLVTSLDLAHHMNLFRQNQTKGKMRRVPDVAFHVFKKNFEEPDLSEGFSDIKKIDFVPYFAEKRDEDLFKQWTC; the protein is encoded by the exons ATGCCGAAGAGGAAATCAGCACGAATTGTTGCTGCTTCAGAAACGAAGAAAAAGAAGGAAATGAGTTCACTTAATTTTGATGCGACATGGTCGTGGTACGCACCTGgctcaaaacaaaattcaccaGTATTCGGTGACGAAAGCAAGGCCGATTTTGCACCTGTTATACAACTGGACGGGCCCGGCATATCTGGATCAGAAAAAATTGCAGGCTTTGATATCGATAGCACATTAATAACTACGAGAAGTGGAAGAAAATTTGCAACAG GTGTGAAAGATTGGCAATGGTGGTCAGATGAAGTCCCTGCAAAATTGAAGGAAGCATATAATGATggatttaaaattgtttttgtgaCAAATCAAGCTGGTATTGAGAAGAACCATGTAACACCCAAGgaaatttgtacaaaatgtgAAGATATTATAAATGAATTAGGCTTTCCTGTTCAG GTATTTATGAGTACAGGACAAAATCAGTTCAGAAAACCAAGtgctgcagtgtttgatcacaTGGAAAAAGATTGTAACCATGGTATGACAGTCAATCGTAAACATTCCTATTACGTTGGAGATGCTGCAGGTCGTGCTAAAGAATGGGCTCCTGGTAAAAAGAGAGATTTCTCATGTGGCGACAGGATGTTTGCAGCAAACTGTCAGCTTCAGTTTTATACACCTGAGGAATATTTTCTGAACGAAGCTGCTGCACCATTTGAATGGCAATCAATCAACCCAAGAAATGTGTTAAAAACAGCAAATGACAAGTGTATTAATGTGACATCATATCATTCTGAT aaaCAAGAAATGGTCATCATGGTGGGTAGTCCTGCAGCAGGGAAGAGTTCGTTCTGTAAGAATTTCTTACAACCCAAGGGTTACACAGTCATAAATAGAGATACTCTGGGAACACAAAGCAAATGTAAGCATGGTACAATTGAGGCACTGAAAGCTGGTCAAAGTGTTGTCATTGATAACACAAACCCGGCCAAATATACCAGATATGAATACATACGAATTGCAGAAAAATATG GTGTACCAATACGTTGTTTCTGGCTTGTTACATCATTGGATCTGGCACATCACATGAATTTATTTCGTCAAAATCAGACTAAAGGTAAAATGAGAAGGGTACCAGATGTTGCATTTCATGTCTTCAAGAAAAACTTTGAGGAGCCAGACTTGTCTGAGGGTTTCTCTGATATCaagaaaattgattttgttCCATACTTTGCAGAAAAACGTGATGAAGATCTCTTCAAACAGTGGACATGTTAA